The following proteins are co-located in the Verrucomicrobiia bacterium genome:
- a CDS encoding DUF5309 family protein encodes MAQVIGDRTTNQAITETRLIRQVGAEISLLEPNEAPLITFLNRLKKRRAVKSPRWEWFEDDYVARWTQNGTSTVANSTSSTTITVVDGTLFVPGDTFVVPKATSSSSAPEVCRVTVVSTNTLTVVRDIGGVGADTILPSAALRLMGTSYEEGGTIPSAKTTAPVGKITYTQIFRDVIDMANTNIASAQYGTSNERQRLHQKALKSHKIKMNMAFLFGQPSESLAGGPTGKPIRTTMGLNNTISTNVVDAAGTLTMKTFETFSRAAFRYGKNEKLLLCSPIVKSAINSWGNNYLMVKPGEKKWGVNVQEVQTAHGTWLVTNDWMLETAISGQNGFGNMAFSIDVDMLDMIYLSGNGENRDTHIRENVILDGRDAKVDEILSEIGLVVMQEKWHAKLFDVTDYSQ; translated from the coding sequence ATGGCCCAAGTAATTGGGGATCGCACAACTAATCAGGCAATCACAGAAACCCGGCTAATTCGACAGGTCGGGGCTGAGATTTCCTTGCTGGAGCCGAACGAGGCTCCTCTCATCACGTTTTTGAACCGGCTCAAAAAGCGGCGTGCCGTGAAATCGCCGCGCTGGGAATGGTTCGAGGACGACTATGTGGCGCGGTGGACGCAGAACGGCACCTCCACAGTCGCCAACAGCACTTCCTCGACCACCATTACCGTTGTTGACGGCACGCTGTTCGTGCCCGGCGACACGTTCGTGGTGCCTAAAGCCACGTCCAGCTCATCCGCGCCCGAAGTCTGCCGCGTGACCGTGGTTTCCACCAACACCCTCACCGTCGTGCGCGATATTGGCGGTGTCGGAGCCGATACCATCCTGCCGAGCGCGGCGCTGCGCTTGATGGGCACGTCCTACGAAGAAGGCGGCACGATTCCGTCCGCCAAGACCACGGCTCCGGTTGGCAAGATCACATATACCCAGATTTTCAGGGACGTGATCGACATGGCCAACACCAACATCGCGTCTGCTCAGTACGGTACGTCGAATGAGCGCCAACGCCTGCACCAGAAGGCGCTAAAGTCCCACAAGATCAAGATGAACATGGCGTTCCTTTTCGGACAGCCATCGGAATCTCTCGCGGGCGGTCCTACCGGTAAACCCATTCGGACCACGATGGGGCTGAACAACACCATTTCGACAAACGTGGTGGACGCGGCCGGCACTCTGACCATGAAGACCTTCGAGACGTTCTCCCGCGCCGCCTTCCGTTATGGCAAGAACGAAAAGCTCTTGCTATGCTCGCCCATCGTCAAAAGCGCCATCAACTCCTGGGGCAACAACTACCTCATGGTGAAGCCCGGCGAGAAGAAATGGGGCGTGAACGTTCAGGAAGTGCAGACGGCGCACGGCACCTGGCTCGTGACAAACGACTGGATGCTCGAAACTGCCATCAGCGGCCAGAACGGATTCGGCAACATGGCCTTCTCGATTGATGTGGACATGCTCGACATGATCTATCTCAGCGGGAACGGCGAAAACCGCGATACGCACATCCGCGAGAACGTCATCCTGGATGGCCGCGACGCCAAGGTGGACGAAATCCTCAGCGAAATCGGCTTGGTCGTGATGCAAGAAAAGTGGCATGCGAAATTGTTCGACGTGACCGACTACAGCCAGTAG
- a CDS encoding TylF/MycF family methyltransferase, with protein sequence MTATEQNVTNGVGGVVHRWSHHEQLYLRLLKRCLTRELFPDGHVAMDLMTHRVVDPSLRRVGRDWPSEAETMIGMERLNNVQQLVGNVLKYSIPGDLVECGVWRGGCTIFMRALLALFSDNCRRVWVCDSFQGLPKPDAERYPADAGDRHHELAPYLGVSLREVKDNFRRYEMLDDRVKFVEGWFADSLPAAPIDKIAVLRIDGDMYGSTWEALTALYPKVSEGGYVIVDDYALKGCRAAVDDFREQNGMVKDLEVIDWTGVWWMK encoded by the coding sequence TGGCGGGGTAGTTCACCGCTGGAGCCACCATGAGCAACTATACCTCCGGCTTCTGAAGCGCTGCCTCACGCGCGAACTTTTCCCTGACGGCCATGTGGCGATGGATCTGATGACTCACCGGGTTGTAGATCCATCGCTACGGCGCGTTGGACGCGACTGGCCGAGCGAAGCCGAGACTATGATCGGCATGGAGCGCCTGAATAACGTTCAGCAACTTGTGGGGAACGTGCTGAAGTACAGCATACCCGGCGATCTGGTGGAGTGTGGCGTATGGCGCGGCGGCTGCACCATTTTCATGCGTGCGCTGCTCGCTCTGTTCTCCGATAACTGCCGGCGCGTCTGGGTCTGCGATTCCTTCCAAGGCCTGCCGAAGCCCGATGCTGAGCGGTATCCAGCCGATGCCGGAGACCGCCACCATGAACTTGCGCCGTACCTCGGCGTCTCGCTGCGCGAGGTGAAGGACAACTTCCGGCGCTACGAAATGCTGGATGATCGCGTCAAGTTCGTAGAGGGCTGGTTTGCCGACAGCCTGCCGGCGGCGCCCATCGATAAGATCGCCGTACTGCGCATCGACGGCGATATGTACGGCTCGACTTGGGAAGCGCTGACGGCGCTTTATCCGAAGGTATCGGAGGGCGGCTACGTGATTGTGGACGATTACGCGCTCAAGGGATGCCGGGCCGCGGTGGACGATTTCCGCGAACAGAACGGGATGGTGAAGGACTTGGAAGTAATCGACTGGACCGGCGTGTGGTGGATGAAATGA
- a CDS encoding glycosyltransferase, which yields MIDSIFIVEPQGYAHHCFEEVALGLHYGAKELGLDWPIHRGPVPHGTSPLILGACLLPNFAGIPKSAVIFNLEQCPGQWFDRPAYCELLMSHEVWDYDAGNIAALRGIGINAKLCRIGYVPQLSRIEKLDEDIDVLFYGSLNLRRIATVMRMGSRYMQIYTGSQTCGERLYGEERDKAIASAKIVLNLHYYPAARFEIVRCSYLLANKKCVVSERGASPEYEQEFADGIAWADYGDLEAKCAELLANPAERERIAQNGFDTFSKMKQSDYLAEALCLQPQPA from the coding sequence GTGATTGATTCCATCTTCATCGTCGAGCCGCAAGGGTACGCACATCACTGCTTTGAGGAAGTCGCACTGGGCCTACACTACGGCGCGAAGGAACTGGGCCTCGATTGGCCGATCCATCGCGGACCTGTTCCACATGGAACATCGCCGCTGATCCTGGGCGCGTGCCTGCTGCCCAATTTTGCGGGCATCCCGAAAAGTGCGGTGATCTTCAATCTGGAGCAGTGTCCCGGTCAGTGGTTCGACCGTCCAGCCTATTGCGAATTGCTGATGTCGCATGAGGTCTGGGACTACGACGCTGGCAACATCGCGGCGCTGCGTGGGATCGGCATCAACGCGAAGCTGTGCCGGATCGGTTACGTACCGCAACTGTCGCGTATTGAAAAGCTCGATGAAGACATTGATGTTCTGTTCTATGGTTCTCTAAATCTTCGCAGGATCGCCACCGTCATGCGGATGGGCAGCCGATATATGCAAATTTATACTGGCTCGCAAACTTGCGGTGAACGACTTTACGGCGAAGAACGCGATAAAGCCATCGCCTCGGCGAAAATCGTTCTGAACCTGCACTACTATCCGGCGGCACGCTTCGAGATTGTGCGCTGTTCCTATCTGCTGGCCAACAAGAAATGCGTCGTGAGCGAGCGCGGAGCCAGCCCCGAGTATGAACAAGAATTCGCCGACGGTATCGCGTGGGCCGATTACGGCGATCTCGAAGCCAAGTGTGCGGAGTTACTTGCGAATCCCGCAGAACGTGAGCGCATCGCGCAAAACGGCTTCGACACGTTCTCGAAGATGAAGCAGTCCGACTATCTCGCAGAAGCACTATGCTTACAGCCCCAACCGGCGTAA